The following are from one region of the Acomys russatus chromosome 32, mAcoRus1.1, whole genome shotgun sequence genome:
- the LOC127183963 gene encoding developmental pluripotency-associated protein 5A-like, translating to MGTLPPRKEIPPWVKVPEDLKDPEVLQVHTVVLRSLFGPQGYRIPHMEQVSRAMFELKTLESSELTDILVYGSYHNKVRAKWILQSMVERYHLRQERGMHKLEEAMKTLELDQCWE from the exons ATGGGAACCCTCCCGCCCCGGAAAGAAATCCCGCCATGGGTGAAAGTTCCTGAAGACCTGAAAGATCCAGAAGTATTACAAGTCCACACGGTGGTGCTAAGATCTTTGTTCG GCCCACAGGGATATCGAATCCCTCACATGGAGCAGGTGAGCCGGGCCATGTTCGAGCTGAAGACTCTGGAATCTTCTGAACTCACCGACATCTTAGTTTATGGCTCTTACCACAACAAGGTTCGGGCTAAATGGATACTGCAGTCCATGGTTGAGAGGTACCACCTGCGTCAGGAGAGAG GGATGCACAAGCTGGAGGAAGCCATGAAGACCCTGGAGCTAGACCAGTGTTGGGAGTGA